The genomic DNA GCTCACCCGGAGAGCGATGGGTTCGCCAGTCATAGCTCAGCACCCTATCATCATAATCTTCTCCCGCAATCATCGCGGATAATTCCTTGGACAGCCTGTCGGCTGCCATCCCCAGACCCTGCATCATCAGTTCCCCTACATTCTTGCCTGTCGGGTCCATGATATACAGGGCCTCGCAGGTGCTGCACGTTCCGCCAAGAACGACCTCGGCAGCGCTTATCCGCATCTCAGCCGGTCTCGCCAGTGGCGTCCGGCAGAAGGGGCACACCAGTTCGACGCCTTCCCGAGCTCCAGATCTCACGGTAAATACCTGCCTTCCCTACCCTACCCCTTGTTTTTCCGGTATTCACGCGCCTTTCTGCACAGGGCCGGAGCCCACTCGGGCGTGCCCAGCGCATGGATATGGGTATAGGCGGCCAATACATTCTTGTACACGATTCCGTCACTCTTGCCGTCGATCCCGAAGCCGCGATTGACCTCATACGCGAACGGAGCAAGACCGAGGGTATCTACTATCCGCGAATAATGGAACTCGTGACCTTTTATTATAACATCTTTTTCAAGGAACGTACTGTTCTCGCCTGCAGTCAGAACAGCGTAACCGTGAGCCTGCGGCTTCTTTTCCAGAACAAAGTCGATCGGCAGGACCCCGCTCATGGGATAGTTCCGGTTTCCCACCTGCAGACTTCTGCCAAGATAGATCAGGCCTCCGCACTCCGCGTAGATCGGCAGTCCTCTGTCGGCCGCCGCCTTGATGGACCGGCAGAAACCCTCATTCGCAGCAAGTTCCGCCGCCTGCGTTTCAGGAAAGCCTCCACCTATGTAGAGAGCATCGATCTCGGGCAAAGCGCTGTCCGTGAGAGCATTCACGATCTCCAGCCGCGCCCCGTGCTGCTCCAGTGCTTCTAAATTATCAGGATAATAGAACTGAAATGCCCTGTCCCTGATAACGCCGACGACCGGCGACGGGTCCTTTCCGCGCGATCCGATGGCGCTGCATTCCGTTTTTCCAGCAGCCACTTCCCCGGAACCGCATGCGATATCCCACAAGGTTTTCAGATCGAGATATCGTTCGGCCGCCGCGGCCGCCGCGGCAATCGCCTGTTCCACCTCGGGATGCTCATGGAACGGTGTGAGCCCCATATGGCGTTCGGGGAACTCGCCTTTTCTTTGACGCGGCACGGCTCCGACAACGCGAAGGCCGCTGCTCTGCTCGATCGCCTTCCGGATGACTGATTCATGACGGCCGGCCGAGACATTATTCAGAATGACACCCCTGAGATCCGTATCAGGGTCATAATTTCTGCATCCGAGGACAACCGCGGCCACCGTGCTTGAGGACTTGGTGCAATCCACAATCAGCACGACCGGACAGGCCAGCAGCTTTGCCAGCCGGGCAGTACTGTACGTGCCGACCTCATCGACGCCATCGTAGAGTCCCCGGTTCCCCTCGATCACTGCCGCGTCAGCATCCGCGGTGTGCTGAAGGAAGGAGCCCCGGATCGTCTCGGGTGTCATTATGAAGGGATCAAGATTATAGCACGGTCTGCCTGCTGCCGCACCAAGCCATCCGGCATCGATGAAA from Nitrospirota bacterium includes the following:
- a CDS encoding cobyrinate a,c-diamide synthase, producing MSNIPRLVISATRGGLGKTTLSLGIISAWQKTGRRVAVFKKGPDFIDAGWLGAAAGRPCYNLDPFIMTPETIRGSFLQHTADADAAVIEGNRGLYDGVDEVGTYSTARLAKLLACPVVLIVDCTKSSSTVAAVVLGCRNYDPDTDLRGVILNNVSAGRHESVIRKAIEQSSGLRVVGAVPRQRKGEFPERHMGLTPFHEHPEVEQAIAAAAAAAERYLDLKTLWDIACGSGEVAAGKTECSAIGSRGKDPSPVVGVIRDRAFQFYYPDNLEALEQHGARLEIVNALTDSALPEIDALYIGGGFPETQAAELAANEGFCRSIKAAADRGLPIYAECGGLIYLGRSLQVGNRNYPMSGVLPIDFVLEKKPQAHGYAVLTAGENSTFLEKDVIIKGHEFHYSRIVDTLGLAPFAYEVNRGFGIDGKSDGIVYKNVLAAYTHIHALGTPEWAPALCRKAREYRKNKG